A single Dechloromonas denitrificans DNA region contains:
- a CDS encoding TIGR03016 family PEP-CTERM system-associated outer membrane protein produces the protein MKTELPFPRALSGVLLLCLSATTLAQQDIAGVSNTSLSAPGVDGSPATEGRAWTITPRVALTETLTDNVNINRTGNGKQSDLISELAPGIRIESRTARLKGYFDYSLHGQFYAQTDYSRTQNALNTFGTFEAVDNWLFLDFSGIIAQQSISAFGAQSPSSGSINNNSTETASYRLSPYIRGQLGGTVDYSLRHNLSTTQSDSANANDIDISQWVGQLRGNTSFQSLSWTIDGSQQTTEYSRGGKTEAETLRGFFTYSLLPQFRVSLSAGRESNNYASLDQESTNTRGYGFDWNPTERTQISAFKEKRFFGDGHNLRFNHRFPMSSISFTDTRDVSVLPNQFSTVGLGNVYDLYFEQFASLIPDPVTRAKFVNTLLAQTGMNPNTQVTGGFLSSRATVQRSQQLALALFGVRNSITLLVNRNENQSMLASNTLSDDFSHSNVVRQRGLSLNFSHRLSEISNLNILASRQESTGSGAATTKATTTTYQVNVSTKLGAKTTGSMSARRSEFDSTANPYTENALIGTVSFIY, from the coding sequence ATGAAAACTGAACTTCCGTTCCCCCGCGCACTTTCTGGCGTACTGTTGTTATGTCTTAGTGCGACCACGCTTGCACAGCAAGATATTGCTGGCGTAAGCAATACAAGCCTATCTGCGCCTGGAGTCGATGGCTCTCCTGCGACCGAGGGCCGCGCCTGGACAATCACACCGCGCGTTGCGCTAACCGAAACGCTGACCGACAACGTCAATATCAACCGGACGGGTAACGGCAAACAAAGTGACCTGATCTCCGAATTAGCTCCAGGCATTCGCATTGAGTCCAGGACTGCTCGCCTCAAGGGCTACTTCGACTATTCGCTGCATGGTCAATTCTACGCCCAGACGGATTACAGTCGGACGCAGAATGCCTTGAATACCTTTGGCACATTCGAAGCTGTCGACAACTGGCTGTTTCTCGATTTCAGCGGCATTATCGCCCAGCAATCCATTTCGGCGTTTGGCGCTCAATCCCCCAGCAGTGGCAGCATCAACAACAACAGTACCGAAACCGCAAGCTATCGTCTGTCCCCCTATATTCGCGGGCAACTCGGGGGAACTGTAGACTACTCGCTACGCCATAACCTATCGACTACACAGTCGGATTCGGCCAACGCTAACGACATTGACATATCGCAATGGGTAGGGCAATTACGAGGCAACACATCGTTCCAGAGTTTATCGTGGACCATTGACGGCAGTCAGCAGACCACCGAATACAGCCGAGGTGGAAAAACCGAAGCGGAAACGCTCAGGGGATTCTTCACATACAGCCTTTTACCGCAATTTCGCGTTTCCCTAAGCGCAGGCAGGGAATCCAACAACTACGCCTCGCTCGACCAGGAAAGTACCAACACGCGCGGCTATGGCTTCGACTGGAACCCGACAGAACGGACACAAATTTCTGCTTTCAAGGAAAAACGTTTCTTCGGTGATGGACACAACCTTCGCTTCAATCATCGATTTCCGATGAGTAGTATCAGCTTTACCGATACGCGAGATGTTTCTGTACTGCCAAACCAGTTTTCAACTGTCGGCTTAGGTAATGTATATGACCTGTATTTTGAGCAATTTGCCAGCCTGATTCCCGACCCGGTTACCCGGGCAAAATTTGTCAACACCTTGCTGGCGCAAACCGGAATGAACCCAAACACCCAAGTTACCGGCGGGTTCCTGTCTTCGCGCGCCACCGTACAACGGAGTCAGCAACTAGCCCTCGCTCTGTTTGGTGTTCGCAACTCAATTACCCTATTGGTAAACCGGAACGAAAATCAGTCCATGCTGGCTTCCAATACCCTCAGCGACGATTTCTCCCACAGCAATGTTGTTCGTCAACGCGGACTCAGCCTAAACTTTTCGCATCGTCTCAGCGAAATATCCAATCTGAACATCCTTGCATCACGCCAAGAAAGCACCGGCAGCGGAGCCGCCACGACCAAAGCCACGACAACCACCTACCAAGTAAATGTTTCGACCAAGCTAGGTGCGAAAACCACGGGCTCAATGAGCGCCCGCCGTTCCGAATTTGACAGTACCGCTAACCCCTATACGGAAAACGCCCTCATCGGAACCGTTTCCTTCATTTATTGA
- a CDS encoding XrtA/PEP-CTERM system-associated ATPase produces the protein MYEAFYGLTSKPFQLNPDPSFYFGSKQHRRAAAYLEYGMHQNEGFIVITGEVGAGKTTIVRGMLDSLDQEKVVAAHLVSTQLDADDTLRLVGAAFGLRTKDVSKADVLMSLEAFLISATGKGKRCLLIVDEAQNLTARAVEELRMLSNFQFGNHALLQSFLIGQPEFRQILQSPHMMQFRQRVIAACHIGPLDVEETRAYIEHRLKCAGSTGVPIIRPAAFEAIFKASSGIPRRINSVCDRLMLFGYLSGKTEFDEPDVEEVAREIHEETMGSTTQVGAGLSPAVPSPYTQSNTAGTGIDGGFSGDPVALLASLNVQQFGERLGRLERSLLQLEKINSTTLCLLQQLVSNGSQIAQPAIESEKTNA, from the coding sequence ATGTACGAAGCATTCTATGGCTTGACTAGCAAGCCCTTCCAGCTGAACCCAGACCCCTCCTTTTATTTCGGAAGCAAACAGCATCGTCGTGCTGCTGCCTACTTGGAATACGGCATGCATCAAAACGAGGGATTTATTGTCATTACTGGCGAAGTTGGCGCTGGAAAGACAACTATCGTCCGCGGCATGCTCGACAGCCTTGATCAGGAAAAGGTGGTCGCAGCCCATCTGGTCAGCACGCAACTCGATGCCGACGACACTTTGCGACTGGTTGGTGCGGCTTTCGGGCTACGCACCAAGGATGTTTCGAAGGCCGATGTTCTGATGTCGCTGGAAGCCTTCCTGATCAGCGCGACCGGTAAAGGCAAGCGTTGCCTGCTCATTGTCGACGAAGCGCAGAACCTTACCGCACGGGCCGTTGAAGAACTGCGCATGCTGTCAAATTTTCAGTTTGGCAACCACGCCCTGCTGCAAAGCTTCCTGATCGGCCAACCCGAATTCCGGCAGATCTTGCAAAGCCCGCACATGATGCAGTTTCGGCAACGCGTCATCGCCGCCTGCCATATTGGACCGCTTGATGTCGAAGAGACCCGTGCCTATATCGAGCACCGGTTGAAATGTGCCGGCTCGACCGGCGTGCCAATCATCCGTCCGGCGGCATTTGAAGCTATCTTCAAGGCCAGCAGCGGCATTCCGCGGCGAATCAATTCCGTTTGCGATCGTCTGATGCTATTCGGCTATCTGAGTGGCAAAACGGAATTCGACGAACCGGATGTCGAAGAAGTCGCTCGCGAGATACATGAAGAAACAATGGGGAGCACCACGCAGGTCGGTGCCGGACTTTCTCCGGCAGTTCCTTCTCCCTATACCCAGTCGAATACCGCCGGTACCGGAATTGATGGAGGATTCTCCGGTGACCCTGTCGCGCTGCTCGCCAGCCTCAATGTCCAGCAGTTTGGCGAACGACTGGGACGCCTGGAGCGAAGTCTGCTCCAACTTGAGAAAATCAACAGCACAACGCTCTGTCTGCTTCAGCAACTGGTAAGCAATGGTAGCCAAATAGCCCAGCCCGCCATCGAAAGCGAAAAAACAAATGCCTAA
- the wecB gene encoding non-hydrolyzing UDP-N-acetylglucosamine 2-epimerase, with the protein MPKLWPSNLGPVICVVGARPNFMKMAPILRAFAAHQPAIPTLLLHTGQHYDRDMNDKLFEDLRLPHPDINLEVGSGSHAVQTAEVMRRFEPVLDEKKPSCVLVVGDVNSTLACTLVAVKKGIPVVHVEAGLRSYDRAMPEEINRVLTDQIADLLYTTERSAADNLAREGIAAERVRFVGNVMIDSLLCNREFARSPVDSIRAVNGDPSLISGQDGYGVVTMHRPSNVDHADVLASLLGVLREISNSIPLVFALHPRTKGNIERFGLAHLIDTPRMIMLPPQGYLEMLGLMAGARIVLTDSGGLQEETTALGVPCLTMRENTERPITVDQGTNTMVGRDIDAIRHHAAETLAGRGKSGRVPELWDGHTAERIAADLASWLLARPPGPAN; encoded by the coding sequence ATGCCTAAACTCTGGCCCAGCAACCTCGGCCCGGTCATCTGCGTGGTCGGTGCCCGCCCGAATTTCATGAAGATGGCCCCCATCCTGCGTGCCTTTGCGGCACATCAGCCAGCCATCCCGACCTTGCTCCTGCATACCGGGCAGCATTACGACCGGGACATGAACGATAAACTGTTCGAGGATTTGCGTCTGCCGCACCCCGACATCAACCTGGAAGTCGGCTCCGGCTCGCATGCCGTGCAGACCGCCGAAGTGATGCGGCGCTTCGAACCAGTGCTCGATGAGAAAAAGCCGTCCTGCGTTCTCGTTGTCGGGGATGTCAACTCGACCCTCGCCTGCACCCTTGTCGCAGTCAAGAAAGGTATCCCCGTCGTACACGTCGAAGCGGGGCTGCGCAGTTACGATCGCGCCATGCCCGAGGAAATCAATCGTGTCCTCACCGACCAGATCGCCGATCTGCTGTACACCACGGAACGCAGTGCCGCCGACAATCTGGCCCGCGAAGGGATCGCTGCCGAGCGCGTGCGTTTTGTCGGCAATGTGATGATCGACTCGCTGCTCTGCAACCGCGAATTTGCCCGATCGCCGGTTGACAGTATCCGCGCGGTAAATGGTGATCCTTCGCTGATTTCCGGTCAGGACGGTTATGGCGTGGTCACCATGCATCGCCCCTCCAACGTCGACCATGCCGATGTTCTCGCCTCCCTTCTCGGCGTATTGCGGGAAATTTCCAATTCGATTCCGCTGGTTTTTGCTCTCCATCCACGCACCAAGGGCAATATCGAGCGCTTTGGGCTGGCGCATTTGATCGATACGCCGCGCATGATCATGCTGCCGCCGCAGGGTTATCTTGAAATGCTCGGCCTGATGGCCGGGGCGCGGATCGTATTGACCGACTCGGGCGGCCTGCAGGAAGAAACCACGGCGCTGGGCGTCCCTTGTCTTACCATGCGCGAGAATACCGAGCGCCCGATCACCGTCGACCAAGGCACTAACACCATGGTTGGCCGGGACATCGATGCCATTCGTCACCATGCGGCGGAAACGCTGGCTGGTCGCGGCAAGAGCGGTCGGGTTCCGGAACTGTGGGACGGCCACACCGCCGAGCGCATCGCCGCTGACTTGGCCAGCTGGCTTCTCGCCCGCCCCCCCGGTCCGGCCAACTGA
- a CDS encoding XrtA system polysaccharide deacetylase, translating into MTAQPTINALTIDVEDYFQVSAFAPHIPRSEWPIRECRVERNVDCILAMLDEHNTKATFFTLGWIAERYPELVRRIVAGGHEIASHGYGHERASDQTPEGFFSDIQVAKLILEDLAGHEVKGYRAPSFSIGEKNLWAFECLERAGYHYSSSIYPIKHDHYGMPNAPRHAHKVGELLEIPATTLRFFNRNWPASGGGYFRLMPYGLSRWMIQRVNTVDKLSAVFYFHPWEIDAGQPRIPGIGAKTRFRHYVNIHRMEHRLNRLLADFSWGRMDELFLAEA; encoded by the coding sequence ATGACCGCTCAGCCCACCATCAACGCACTTACCATTGATGTCGAAGACTACTTCCAGGTTTCGGCATTCGCACCACATATCCCGCGTAGCGAATGGCCCATTCGCGAATGCCGCGTCGAACGTAATGTCGACTGCATCCTGGCGATGCTGGATGAGCACAATACCAAGGCCACCTTCTTCACGCTGGGTTGGATAGCCGAGCGCTACCCGGAACTGGTCAGGCGGATCGTTGCCGGTGGCCATGAAATCGCCAGCCACGGCTACGGACACGAACGAGCCAGCGACCAGACGCCCGAAGGATTTTTCTCTGACATTCAGGTTGCCAAGCTGATCCTTGAAGATCTTGCCGGACATGAAGTGAAAGGCTACCGCGCCCCAAGCTTCTCCATCGGTGAAAAGAATCTCTGGGCCTTCGAGTGTTTGGAACGCGCCGGCTATCACTACAGTTCCAGCATCTATCCGATCAAGCATGACCATTATGGAATGCCCAATGCCCCGCGCCATGCGCACAAGGTAGGCGAGCTGCTTGAGATTCCTGCCACCACCTTGCGTTTTTTCAACCGCAACTGGCCGGCCAGCGGCGGCGGATATTTCCGACTGATGCCTTATGGCCTGTCACGCTGGATGATTCAGCGCGTCAACACGGTAGACAAACTCTCGGCGGTCTTTTATTTCCACCCTTGGGAAATCGACGCCGGACAACCGCGTATTCCGGGCATTGGTGCCAAAACCCGCTTTCGTCACTACGTCAATATCCATCGCATGGAGCATCGCCTCAATCGTCTGCTGGCCGACTTCTCCTGGGGCCGAATGGACGAACTCTTTCTAGCCGAGGCCTGA
- a CDS encoding FemAB family XrtA/PEP-CTERM system-associated protein, whose translation MIIKQLAPSDEGNARRWDEFVFACPEASFFHRSAWQGILRDVFRHPTYFLYAEQAGEIQGVLPMAHVKSLLFGNALIAMPFAVYGGIAANNQDAAQALEDEAQRLAKTLDVEHLEFRNVAPRHSDWPTQDLYVTFRKEILPDVEANMLAIPRKQRAMVRKGIKNDLVSTVDRNADRFFKLFADNVHRHGTPAMPKRYFDTLLKVFGNDCEVLTVTAPDGQLLSSVLSFYFRDEVLPYYAGDDESARHLAANDFKYWELMRRSCERGIKLFDYGRSKTGTGPYAFKKNWGFEPQPLHYEYCLYKRDGIPQNNPNNAKYKLFIEAWRRMPIGLANWLGPHIVRNLG comes from the coding sequence ATGATCATCAAGCAGTTGGCCCCTTCTGACGAAGGGAATGCAAGACGCTGGGACGAATTTGTCTTTGCCTGCCCGGAAGCCAGCTTCTTTCACCGATCTGCCTGGCAAGGCATCTTGCGCGACGTATTTCGCCACCCGACCTATTTCCTTTATGCCGAGCAAGCCGGCGAGATCCAGGGCGTGCTGCCCATGGCCCACGTCAAAAGCCTGCTCTTCGGCAATGCGCTGATTGCCATGCCCTTTGCCGTATACGGCGGGATTGCCGCGAACAATCAGGATGCCGCTCAGGCACTGGAGGATGAAGCGCAACGGTTGGCAAAAACACTGGATGTCGAACACCTCGAATTTCGCAATGTCGCGCCACGCCATTCCGACTGGCCAACGCAGGATCTATACGTCACTTTCCGCAAGGAAATCCTGCCTGACGTCGAAGCCAACATGCTGGCCATTCCGCGCAAGCAGCGCGCCATGGTCCGCAAAGGCATCAAGAATGATCTGGTCAGTACGGTAGATCGCAACGCAGACCGATTTTTCAAGCTCTTTGCCGACAACGTACATCGCCACGGTACGCCGGCCATGCCCAAGCGTTATTTCGACACCCTCCTCAAGGTTTTCGGCAACGATTGCGAAGTACTGACCGTCACCGCGCCCGACGGCCAATTGCTGAGCAGCGTGCTCTCCTTCTATTTCCGCGACGAAGTGCTGCCCTACTACGCCGGCGATGATGAAAGCGCCCGCCATTTGGCCGCCAACGACTTCAAGTATTGGGAACTGATGCGCCGCTCCTGTGAGCGCGGTATCAAGCTCTTCGATTACGGCCGCAGCAAGACCGGCACCGGGCCTTATGCTTTCAAGAAAAACTGGGGCTTCGAGCCGCAGCCGCTGCATTACGAATACTGCCTCTACAAGCGTGACGGCATCCCCCAGAACAACCCCAACAACGCCAAATACAAGCTGTTCATCGAAGCCTGGCGGCGTATGCCGATCGGACTCGCCAACTGGCTTGGGCCGCACATCGTTCGCAACCTGGGCTGA
- a CDS encoding TIGR03087 family PEP-CTERM/XrtA system glycosyltransferase: MANILYLVHRLPYPPNKGDKVRSYNLLKHLLKQHRVFLGTFIDDPDDEQHIATLRGMCADLHVARLDPRFAKIRSLNGLLAGEPLTLRYYRDAALQNWVDATCHAEKIDAAVIFSSAMAQYVEDKRRMPVLIDFVDVDSAKWTQYAPKHRWPMSWLYRREGKILLAYEREMAHLSTRSFFVTEAEAELFTKQAPECGVRVEAMCNGVDADYFCPDPERPSPYASDESPVVFTGAMDYWPNVDAVTWFASKVLPGLRRYRPKIRFYIVGRSPTPEVQALAGDDVIVTGTVPDVRPYLQHAGVVVAPLRIARGIQNKILEAMAMERPVIATADCAAAVDANKTTELLTATSASEFIETITGQLDDPESAALIGRAARARVIARYSWEAHMSGIDPYISSPVMGGGT, from the coding sequence TTGGCCAACATTCTCTATCTCGTCCATCGCCTGCCCTACCCTCCTAACAAAGGCGACAAGGTACGTTCGTACAATCTGCTCAAGCACCTGCTCAAGCAACACCGCGTCTTTCTCGGCACCTTCATCGACGACCCCGACGACGAACAACACATCGCCACGCTACGCGGCATGTGCGCCGATCTCCATGTTGCCAGGCTTGACCCGCGCTTTGCCAAGATCCGCAGTCTCAATGGCCTGCTCGCCGGCGAACCCCTGACGCTGCGTTATTACCGCGATGCCGCGCTGCAGAATTGGGTTGATGCCACCTGCCATGCCGAGAAAATCGACGCAGCGGTGATTTTCTCTTCAGCCATGGCGCAATACGTTGAGGACAAGCGACGGATGCCGGTGCTCATCGATTTCGTCGACGTCGACTCCGCCAAATGGACTCAATACGCCCCCAAGCATCGCTGGCCGATGTCCTGGCTTTACCGCCGCGAGGGCAAAATCCTGCTCGCCTACGAACGCGAGATGGCGCACCTGTCCACTCGTTCGTTTTTCGTCACCGAGGCCGAGGCCGAGCTCTTCACCAAACAGGCCCCAGAATGCGGCGTACGCGTCGAGGCCATGTGCAACGGAGTCGATGCCGACTACTTCTGCCCGGATCCGGAACGTCCATCGCCCTACGCCAGCGACGAAAGCCCCGTCGTTTTCACTGGCGCCATGGATTACTGGCCAAATGTCGATGCGGTAACCTGGTTTGCCAGCAAAGTATTGCCCGGACTGCGCCGGTACCGACCGAAAATTCGCTTTTACATCGTCGGTCGTAGCCCGACGCCCGAGGTTCAGGCACTAGCCGGCGACGATGTCATCGTTACCGGAACGGTGCCCGATGTCCGTCCCTACCTGCAGCACGCTGGCGTCGTGGTCGCCCCGCTGCGCATTGCCCGCGGCATTCAGAACAAGATTCTCGAAGCCATGGCTATGGAACGCCCGGTCATTGCCACCGCCGACTGCGCTGCTGCGGTGGATGCCAACAAAACAACCGAATTGCTCACCGCAACCAGCGCGTCTGAATTCATCGAGACCATCACCGGACAATTGGACGACCCTGAAAGCGCAGCGCTCATCGGCCGGGCTGCGCGGGCTCGAGTAATCGCCCGTTACAGTTGGGAGGCGCACATGAGCGGTATCGATCCTTATATCTCGTCTCCTGTCATGGGAGGAGGAACATGA
- the xrtA gene encoding exosortase A: protein MSISARGLTPSWRHAIPLLFALIAWLVFWYWDTVVAMVNVWARSDTYAHAFIVPPITLWLIWRQRTELLAEQPRASLLLALPVALTTFLWLLGELTAVNALTQFALVATLVIATMALLGIRVSKRIAFPLAFLFFSVPFGDFLMPKLMEWTATFTILALRASGIPVYQEGLQFIIPSGRWSVVEACSGIRYIIASVTVGTLFAYLNYVSLRRRLIFIIASVLVPIVANWLRAYMIVMLGHLSGNKLAAGVDHLIYGWVFFGLVIMVMFMIGMRWSEAPKEHHESAVLTGTVQAAPTKTWLAMLGIALLTAAGPLAFIAITKADQANAPNLAQLLPPEGWRETTPITTWQPAYTGQSAENQASYVMDGKAVGLYIGYYRNQDYQHKLVTSTNTLAVSTDKTWAVTTRGALPLKLDGLPPTIRTAELLGKVGTPETRLVVWQWYWINGTLTASDAEAKLLTAISRLRGQGDDSAVIMLYAPREIAAESLPIFAEKARGQINQMLTSTRNQR from the coding sequence ATGAGCATCTCAGCCCGCGGACTCACTCCCTCGTGGCGACATGCCATTCCATTACTGTTTGCGCTGATCGCCTGGCTGGTTTTCTGGTACTGGGACACCGTCGTCGCCATGGTCAATGTTTGGGCGCGCTCCGACACCTATGCTCATGCCTTCATCGTCCCCCCGATTACGCTCTGGCTGATCTGGCGTCAGCGCACCGAACTTCTCGCCGAACAACCAAGAGCCTCGCTGTTGCTAGCGCTGCCGGTCGCTTTAACCACCTTTCTCTGGCTCCTTGGCGAGTTAACCGCAGTCAACGCACTTACCCAGTTTGCTCTGGTCGCAACGTTGGTGATCGCCACCATGGCTCTGCTTGGCATACGCGTCAGCAAGCGTATCGCCTTCCCCCTCGCCTTCCTGTTTTTTTCCGTACCATTCGGCGATTTCCTGATGCCGAAGCTGATGGAATGGACAGCTACCTTTACCATCCTGGCTCTGCGCGCCAGTGGCATACCTGTCTATCAGGAAGGTCTGCAGTTCATTATCCCGTCCGGGCGCTGGTCGGTCGTCGAAGCCTGTAGTGGAATCCGTTACATCATTGCCTCGGTTACCGTTGGAACCCTGTTCGCCTACCTCAATTACGTTTCTCTACGCCGGCGCCTGATCTTCATCATCGCTTCCGTTCTTGTTCCAATCGTCGCCAACTGGCTGCGCGCCTATATGATCGTCATGCTTGGGCACCTGTCTGGGAACAAACTTGCAGCCGGCGTCGATCACCTGATCTACGGCTGGGTTTTCTTCGGTCTAGTCATCATGGTCATGTTCATGATTGGCATGCGCTGGAGCGAAGCCCCCAAGGAACACCACGAATCTGCCGTACTCACCGGAACCGTTCAGGCTGCGCCGACAAAAACTTGGCTGGCGATGCTGGGTATTGCCTTGCTTACTGCAGCCGGACCGCTGGCGTTTATTGCAATCACCAAGGCCGATCAGGCCAATGCCCCGAATCTCGCACAGTTACTGCCACCAGAAGGCTGGCGTGAAACCACCCCGATCACGACTTGGCAGCCAGCCTATACCGGCCAGTCAGCCGAGAACCAGGCGAGTTACGTAATGGATGGAAAAGCAGTTGGCCTGTACATCGGTTACTACCGGAACCAGGATTACCAGCACAAGCTGGTAACTTCGACCAACACATTGGCTGTCAGTACCGATAAAACCTGGGCAGTCACGACCAGAGGCGCATTGCCCCTCAAGCTTGACGGCCTGCCTCCGACTATCCGCACAGCAGAGCTTCTCGGCAAGGTCGGCACGCCGGAAACCCGCCTCGTCGTCTGGCAGTGGTACTGGATCAACGGCACACTGACCGCCTCCGATGCCGAGGCCAAATTACTCACAGCCATCTCCCGCCTGCGCGGCCAAGGCGATGACTCGGCGGTCATCATGCTTTACGCCCCCCGCGAAATCGCTGCGGAAAGTCTCCCCATCTTTGCAGAAAAGGCCCGGGGCCAGATCAACCAGATGCTCACGTCTACCCGTAACCAACGATGA
- a CDS encoding TIGR03088 family PEP-CTERM/XrtA system glycosyltransferase produces MSYDQRPLVAHVMYRFDTGGLENGVVNLINHMPADRYRHAVIALTEVTDFKNRIQRDDVQFISLNKAPGHGIWLFPKLFRIFRQLRPAIVHSRNLAALEAQLPAWAAGVPVRIHGEHGRDVGDLDGSNITYQRVRRFYRPFVSYYLALSRDLAEYLIGIIRVPQTKVLQVYNGVDSIRFHSGPADQTAVGCPFSRPAHWLVGTVGRMQTVKDQPTLAHAFIRALEIAPELRQRLRLVMVGDGPLRNECQQLLEMAGVGDLAWLPGERNDVPEIMRGLDCFVLPSLAEGISNTILEAMASGLPVIATDVGGNADLVIAGKTGQVIPAADPEAMAQEIVRLATQTDVARDMGLAGRQTVEEKFSMKAMVAAYQGTYDKLLHRTGANAKH; encoded by the coding sequence ATGAGTTACGACCAACGCCCCCTCGTCGCCCATGTCATGTACCGTTTCGATACGGGCGGTCTGGAAAATGGTGTGGTCAACCTGATCAACCATATGCCGGCAGATCGCTATCGCCACGCGGTAATTGCCCTCACCGAAGTGACCGACTTCAAAAACCGCATCCAACGCGACGACGTCCAGTTCATTTCGCTGAACAAGGCTCCCGGTCACGGTATCTGGCTGTTCCCGAAACTGTTCAGAATTTTTCGCCAACTACGCCCGGCCATCGTCCATAGCCGCAATCTGGCAGCCCTGGAAGCCCAACTTCCCGCTTGGGCGGCAGGCGTTCCGGTGCGCATTCACGGCGAGCACGGCCGCGACGTCGGTGATCTTGATGGCAGCAATATCACCTATCAACGGGTGAGACGGTTTTACCGTCCATTCGTGAGTTATTACCTCGCACTCTCACGCGACCTCGCCGAGTATCTCATCGGTATAATTCGCGTCCCCCAAACCAAAGTGCTTCAGGTCTATAACGGTGTCGACTCCATCCGCTTTCACTCCGGCCCGGCCGATCAGACGGCCGTCGGCTGCCCGTTCTCCCGCCCAGCCCATTGGCTGGTCGGCACCGTAGGTCGCATGCAGACCGTCAAGGATCAACCGACTCTGGCTCATGCCTTCATTCGTGCACTGGAGATCGCCCCCGAATTGAGGCAACGTCTGCGCCTGGTCATGGTAGGCGATGGCCCGTTGCGTAACGAATGCCAACAGCTTCTCGAAATGGCTGGAGTTGGTGATCTGGCCTGGTTACCCGGCGAGCGTAACGATGTCCCGGAAATCATGCGTGGTCTGGATTGTTTTGTGTTGCCCTCACTGGCCGAAGGCATCTCGAACACCATACTGGAAGCCATGGCCTCCGGCCTGCCGGTGATCGCCACCGATGTCGGTGGCAACGCCGATCTGGTGATCGCCGGCAAGACAGGGCAAGTCATCCCGGCAGCCGATCCCGAAGCAATGGCCCAGGAAATCGTCCGCCTCGCCACGCAAACCGATGTAGCTCGCGACATGGGCCTGGCCGGACGTCAGACGGTCGAAGAAAAATTCAGCATGAAGGCCATGGTGGCAGCTTACCAAGGCACCTATGACAAACTCCTGCACCGTACCGGTGCAAACGCAAAGCACTGA